A part of Haloarchaeobius sp. HME9146 genomic DNA contains:
- the nadC gene encoding carboxylating nicotinate-nucleotide diphosphorylase, producing the protein MIHDSQIEQWFREDLGHHDVTNEVPGETTGRLVAKEPGVVAGMDAAERVFDYVGVDVVEAVEDGTQIEMGDVVLRVEGPAKAVLRAERIAVNVVGHASGVATRTRKAVDAAREVDDDVRIAATRKTTPGLRGIEKRAVVAGGGDTHRLDLSHMVLVKDNHIAEMGLEGAIEHFRERVSFATKIEVEVEEPEDAPKAADAGADIVLLDNMRPETTAEAVGLLPDGVLAEASGGITLETVPDYATTGVDVISMGSLTHSAASLDYSFRTGE; encoded by the coding sequence ATGATTCACGACTCCCAGATAGAGCAGTGGTTCCGCGAAGATTTGGGGCATCACGACGTGACGAACGAGGTGCCCGGCGAGACGACCGGTCGACTCGTCGCCAAAGAACCCGGCGTCGTCGCCGGGATGGACGCCGCCGAGCGCGTGTTCGACTACGTCGGTGTCGACGTGGTCGAAGCGGTCGAGGATGGCACGCAAATCGAGATGGGGGACGTGGTGCTCCGCGTCGAGGGACCGGCGAAAGCCGTCCTCCGGGCCGAACGCATCGCGGTGAACGTCGTCGGGCACGCCTCCGGCGTCGCGACCCGCACCCGGAAGGCGGTCGACGCGGCCCGCGAGGTCGACGACGACGTGCGAATCGCGGCGACCCGCAAGACCACGCCCGGCCTTCGGGGCATCGAGAAACGCGCCGTGGTGGCCGGTGGGGGCGACACCCACCGCCTCGATCTCTCGCACATGGTCCTGGTGAAGGACAACCACATCGCGGAGATGGGCCTGGAGGGGGCAATCGAGCACTTCCGCGAGCGCGTCTCGTTCGCGACGAAGATTGAGGTCGAGGTCGAGGAACCCGAAGACGCGCCGAAGGCAGCCGATGCTGGCGCAGACATCGTCCTCCTGGACAACATGCGCCCCGAGACGACGGCCGAAGCGGTCGGGTTGCTTCCCGATGGGGTGCTCGCCGAGGCCTCTGGCGGCATCACGCTGGAGACCGTCCCGGACTACGCGACGACCGGCGTCGACGTCATCTCGATGGGTTCCCTTACTCACTCCGCGGCAAGCCTGGACTACTCGTTCCGGACGGGCGAATAG
- a CDS encoding L-aspartate oxidase — MRETEILVVGTGIAGCAAALAAAREGANVLVVTKAERPEDASSDWAQGGISTTGTDPEGFKQDIIAASADTADEAAVDVLVKNADSAVEDVLVDTLGVEFDLDSETEEFDYTREAAHSEKRILHVDASTGKHILRPFLHYLDDHENVEILEDTAALQLITHEGRVHGAMLDTEKTGEPVFAGTTVLATGGIGDLYERSTNPAGSTGDGIAMAALAGADVADMEFVQFHPTAYAGEEPFLLSEAVRGEGSLLRNGAGERFMPDYHPDAELAPRDVVARAVQDEIDSTGEVTLDVSTLDEPFAEAFPDLAAKCEEHDVDWDSGIPVAPCEHFLCGGVDVDDRGKTTLDRLYAVGECARTGVHGANRLASTSLLEGLVWGLRAGEDAVGVEPEPVEAPDLLDRDPDLPPRFAAEKFHRLRRVMDEYLGLRRDPTEMARAQGVLRRLKGEVDAYIRTRTARDLYELRNASVTALLISRAAAGNEESVGCHYVVSEDEKAAATADD, encoded by the coding sequence GGGCGGTATCTCCACGACGGGCACCGACCCCGAGGGGTTCAAACAGGACATCATCGCGGCCAGCGCGGACACCGCCGACGAGGCCGCAGTGGACGTACTGGTCAAGAACGCGGATTCGGCCGTCGAGGACGTGCTGGTCGACACGCTCGGCGTCGAGTTCGACCTCGATTCGGAGACCGAGGAGTTCGATTACACCCGGGAGGCGGCACACTCGGAGAAGCGTATCCTCCACGTCGACGCCTCCACGGGCAAGCACATCCTCCGGCCGTTCCTGCACTACCTCGACGACCACGAGAACGTCGAGATCCTGGAGGACACCGCCGCGCTCCAGCTCATCACCCACGAGGGTCGGGTCCACGGCGCGATGCTGGACACCGAGAAGACCGGCGAACCGGTGTTCGCGGGCACAACCGTCCTCGCTACCGGCGGTATCGGCGACCTGTACGAGCGCAGCACCAATCCGGCGGGGTCGACCGGCGACGGCATCGCCATGGCCGCCCTCGCGGGGGCCGACGTGGCCGACATGGAGTTCGTGCAGTTCCACCCCACCGCCTACGCAGGTGAGGAGCCGTTCCTCCTCTCCGAGGCAGTGCGCGGGGAAGGCAGCCTGCTCCGCAATGGTGCGGGCGAACGCTTCATGCCGGACTACCACCCGGACGCCGAACTCGCCCCGCGCGACGTGGTCGCCCGGGCGGTCCAGGACGAGATAGATTCGACCGGGGAGGTCACGCTCGACGTCTCCACCCTCGACGAACCGTTCGCGGAAGCGTTCCCGGACCTCGCCGCGAAGTGCGAAGAGCACGACGTGGACTGGGATTCGGGGATTCCGGTCGCCCCCTGCGAGCACTTCCTCTGCGGGGGCGTCGACGTTGACGACCGCGGGAAGACCACCCTTGACCGGCTCTACGCCGTCGGGGAGTGCGCCCGCACCGGCGTCCACGGCGCGAACCGCCTCGCCAGCACGAGCCTGCTCGAAGGACTCGTCTGGGGCCTGCGCGCCGGTGAGGACGCGGTCGGCGTCGAGCCGGAGCCGGTCGAGGCACCGGACCTGCTCGACCGCGACCCGGACCTCCCACCGCGGTTCGCCGCCGAGAAGTTCCACCGGCTGCGCCGCGTGATGGACGAGTACCTCGGATTGCGCCGCGACCCGACCGAGATGGCCCGGGCACAGGGCGTCCTGCGCCGGCTCAAGGGCGAGGTCGACGCCTACATCCGGACCCGCACCGCGCGGGACCTGTACGAGCTCCGGAACGCGAGCGTCACGGCCCTGCTCATCTCGCGAGCAGCCGCCGGGAACGAGGAAAGCGTCGGCTGCCACTACGTCGTGAGCGAGGACGAGAAAGCCGCCGCGACTGCGGACGACTGA